Genomic DNA from Diorhabda carinulata isolate Delta chromosome 10, icDioCari1.1, whole genome shotgun sequence:
CGTTTATTTCAATATCCTCTTGTTGGGGGTTTGCCGGTTCTTCTACTTTATTTTCAGTGTGTTCTTGAACGTGAGGTGTATGCGGTCTTTTTGGGGAATGATTAGGCGGAGTTCTAGGTCGTTTTCTATCCTCCCTGTCTTCGTTTCTATTATAAGATCTTCTATAATTATCGTCGTGTTTGTATTGTCGATCGCGTTCGTGTATTCTTTCCCTATCATTCCATTCGACTTCCGTTCTTTCAATACGGTAATCCGGTTCGTGTTCTTGCCAATTAACCTCTTGTTCTCTTTCAGTTTCTCTGTAATCGCGTAATTGTCGATCTTTACTTTCCGATCTGGTGTAACGTTTACGGTCGATTTCAGAACGATCTCTAGAATGATCCCGGTCTCCTTCTCTACGAGTTTTGTTGTCCCATTCAGTCTCCGGAGTGTGATGGTAACTTCTAGGATCTTTAGGAACGTCCGGGTAGTAGTCAAAGTCTTGAACATATTGCTCCGGTTGAGTAAATtgctaatatttcaataaaataatcaataataatgaaaataataaaaaaaaatatcatactTGATAAGGAGTAGTTTGTTGAGCAGTATAATCGATAGGAACCGCATCTTGAGGCCACTCGGTATCAAGTGGTGAACCAGAACAAATTTGTTGATTATCCTGTATAACATTAGTTTGATTCGTTAAAGAAGGATTAACGACAGGTTGAATAATCTGTTCAGCTATATTCTTAGTAAGAGTTCCATATACAGCAAGCGTTATAGTAGTATACCATcctgaattaaattaaatatacaataaaacaaaaacacatctttttttaaaactaataccTCTAAGAACAAGTCCATCAGTAGGTATTTTCCTGACGGTATCATTTGGAACGCAATCCAAGTTGATACAACCGTTTTGATCGTATTTAAAACCACCCAAAGTTTCGAACGTGCTAGCTCCCGTTTTACCTAAATCGTTcacgaaaaattcaatatcgaATTGACTGGGATTCGTTGCACCCAATCTAACACCTCCAGGAAAATCTGCTTGTACTCTAGCTCCCAGAGGAATAATTCTTACTTCGACAACATAGACTGGTTTAGGAAATTGCACCAAATCTAGATTAATTTCCTGGAATAAATATAACGTTAACGTGCTCAATGTTGGATATCAAATATACCTCTGAGTTATCGTGAGCAAATGTATCGAAAAATAGTAATTCTACTGATTCCgacattgtatttttttcattactccATACACAATTTGAAAGTATGGTTTTAAACAACTGTTGTGGCTTTTAATTGTTGACATGTTattcgtcttctttttttattcgatGCCGTGACTCCTCTGACATAGTACTTTCAGTCATAAATTTGAGTAAAAaggaaattttagttttcatataatttattattatgtaatttCGTAAACCactaatatcaaaattgaatataaaaaattaaaatacatcaTTGTATACttttacaataacaaaacaatGACATGTCACTAATATGAAATgtaaattattctattattttgctttgaaatatacaaaatatcaaaatttgtaatttttcattcatattcatCGTCTATTCATAGATAATTTacgtaaattgaaaaaagaaaagttgaTTGGAATATTTCTTCgtcaaagatatttatttaaaaaaaagaagaagaattagtATTAAccttacaaaaatattttaacgttCTGTggtactttatttttaaattaaaacattttacataATGTCACCAACTGGAAGTATTCTAGTTggtaaatataagaaaaattatttttacggtaaatatttaaatgccTGTTGCAGGTGGTGGGACCGGATTTATAGGAAAATCTCTTTGTAatcttttgaaacaaaaaggATATGGTACCACTGTGATATCTCGTATGCCGGGCGTCCAAAGAGTTTCTTGGAATGAATTACAACAATTGGGTCTACCGAAAAATACAAGAGCCGTAGTTAATTTAGCCGGACAAAATGTTATGGACGTAACCAGAAGATGGACCGCcggttttaaacaaaatatcatTCATTCTCGAGTTAATACTACGAAAACTCTTGCAGCTTTGATCGATAAATCAGAAGAAAAACCCCCCGTTTTTATCGTTATTTCCGGTGTAGGAGCCTATAAACCGGATAATAGCTACGAATATACAGAAGATAGTTGTGTAAAAccttatgattttttttcagagCTATGTAAAGATTGGGAAGAAGCGGCGCAATTTCAAGATAGCGAAACGAAACGAAAATGTAGGATAGTGAAAATTCGTAGCGGTGTAGTTTTAGGTAGAGACGGAGGAATGATCAAACAATTATATCTCCCATTCTTTTTGGGTCTTGGGGGACCAGTGGGAGACGGTTCGCAGTTTTTGCCTTGGATTCATATCGACGATttgattaatttgattatttttgcgATAGAAAATCCTTTAGTTGAGGGTGTTTTGAATGGTGTTGCGGAAAAACCGTGTACGAATATGCAGTTTACTAAAGTGAgtcgaattaatttttttgttatataatgtGATTTACGTTTATTTCAGGCGTTCGCGAAAGCTCTTCGAAGACCGGCCTTAATTCCTATTCCGAGTTTCGTTTTTAACGCTTTACTCGATAAAGAGAGGGCCGTTATGCTTACAGAAGGCCAAAAAGTGATTCCGAAGAAGACACTCTCACTTGGATTTCGCTATAAATATCCTGATATAGAAACAGCTTGTaatgaaattgtaaataaataaactcgTCAACtatatgttttaattaatttttttaacctaacaacaattttaataatctttatgacaaaaaataaaaacttacatTTATATTGGCAGTTGTGAGGTTATGTACCTACAGAATTTGCTCCATTTGTTAATTGTTtccaaacaaaaagaaataacaggtaagtaaaaattttggaaattgtagaaaagatatttttggaatataaaattttaatgctataattttttttattacgtcAAATTTCTCAGTTATACGagatttaaaatcattttttttttacttcacttcaatgtttcataaaaatatacatgacgaatagtttttattaattaaaagaaataaacacTAATATAACGAAATACAACTGCAACTATTCAACGAAATGAATGACAATCATTTTAAATAAGcaattttaagtattttgataatattgaattgaCAAAATCGTGAAGTGTAACCAACTTTCTAAGACTTAATTTCCCTTCTTGGAGTTAATCGTATTCACGTctatagatatttaatttgttatattgattataataatcactaaaaatatcGTCTTGTTAACGTGAAAATAGATCCTCAAGTTCATAATAACGTAAATTATGAATCATAACTTGATTAGAAGTAAAACAAACTACTAAAAACCGGCTGAATAGCCCTGGGAGCCGTGACTTTTCTAACCTATAAAAGAAGAAACTAATATTTCATCCATAGATATAGTAACAATAGACTGGGtattgaatgaaattcatattATAATGAGATAGAAAGAAAGTTATCCCTACCAAATGCTAGATACTATTACTAATCACCAtactgtaaaataaaaataggtctaccttatatttatttctaaatttggcacaacttttcaatatataaattatttaaattatgcaGTCTAGTTTTATCAAGTCTATGTGTAATAGTTTCAAGACTCGACGTTGCCAGAATGTGTGTAATATCATTTAATTAGATTGAATTCATAAAACTAATAAATCTTTGTTGATTTAATCATTATTTAGTTATGGATTAatagtaaattataataaaacaaataaaaaatattctataaatttattatatgattCTTATATCCTTAAAactataatacttttttcacataataaaaacaaagttgtATTTGACGCATAAATTCCTATTATTTCCTCGTTACACAAATTAACGACTTGTTGTTGCGCTATTTTCTGTACTCTCCTACCGGTTGTCCTATTTCTGAGTTCCGTATTTGTAATCGATCTATTTTGtcgatatataaataaatgaccGTTAGTTTCGCATATAACCGCGTAGTTCATATCAGGCGGACATACCGTATACTTTCGATTCTGTTTTGAAGCTTGGACGTATCCCAAAGCTAACAGAGTTCCTTCGTGCGTAATAGAAAATGTTTCGTTATAATGTGGTTGCCACAAACATATATCAACATCGTAGCGAATGCCTACAGCCGGGACTAAATCTGGGCTCAAATTTGCACATAATAAAACTTGGTTAGTACCTAAATTGATTTTGTGAGTCGTTCTATTTGTCTTCCCACACAATCTTTCGAAAGTAAACGTTTTGTCGTTTTCAAAATCGCACTCTTCGACTTGCTGGGAATTGAACGTCGAACCACATTGAGGCATTGACTGTAAAAGTTGAACCCTTTGTAATAAAACGAGATGCAAAGGGATTTAATTCCAAAACACATTAATACAAAGTGGAAACGGTACAGCTCTTATATCACGTGACTCTGATCaaatataaaatcgatttttttcccaaaaccaaGTACAAGACGTAcgtaataatttctttaaattgacAGCAGTAATCGTAAAAAGAGACAACGATATAATTGACCTAACGTGAATAATTGACAGTATTAAAAGTTGGATTTGACGTTACcgcattttgaggttatgagtTTTATTTACTGtgtttttaacgaatttttttattgaatcacttttcatttaattatatacGAATATACTTGtaaactattaaaaaacaaCGTATaaaaagagttttgttaaataagtttaaaaagtaaatttattttttaattaacaattcgTAAAAGCCCGACTTTTGGAATATTCGTCATAACTTTCATTTCTACTGACACATTTGACAGAAATTTCGATTCgattcaaatcaatattatcaCTGACATATAAGTCACGTGATGAAAGTCCCCATTTCTACTCATAAAAACGAATGGATACAAATTTCAACATTATGTAATCATTTGAGGTTATATATCGATGGAAGCATTATGAGGGCATAAAGAAGAATTATTACTTGAAAATcatgataaatgaaaaaaaaaataacatcgaCTTTGTAATTGttacattaaattaaaagtaattgaaataatgaaaattacgtCTTTGAACaaagaattaatgaaaattaaaactgTGAActtttatagcaaaaattacttaaatttaaacgaacatcaaagaaaaaaaacttattttagtaCCAGTTGAATAGTATATACAAGTAGCATTGATGATGTATACagcaaaaacgaaaaaattgggGGTAAAAAACCCTTAAGTCACCGTTGGAATGTACCCCctacaatttattttgaaataaatagtaaaagacCGAGTAACAGTCTAAATTGCTCAAGAATCACCGAAGAGACAATAAAAAAGGTAGAAACAAATATTAAGACCATACTACCTCCGAAACATCCCCCAATCATCAGTTAATCACACAGCTATTagcaaatatttgtttctacTTCTTTAATGGCTTCCTAGAGCATTTctagaaatttgagattgatacttggtctttttctatttcaagtaaaaataaattgtaaaggTTGCATTCCAAGGGTGACTTTGGGTTTTTTTACCCCTAATCTTTTCGTTCTTGCTGTATACATCATGAATGGTACTTGTATCTACTTTTCAACAGATTTGGtacaaaaaatagtaataaacgAATACTTTTCCATcatacctcgtatataaaaatatataattaaaaataatgatttattacCTCAGATTCACTAGTCAGATGACCTAATCTCGCATGTACTTCTTCCACTATACAAGAATCTACAACATGTTCACCTGTATGATCGTTTTTAACTAATTCTGGCCACATAAGTCCCGTTTCACTTTTATATAGACTAATTTCTAATAGTCCTGGTATAAGAGTCCAAGTAGTTAAATCGGGGTCTATTCTTTGATATAATTCCCCTTTTATCAAATCTATTTCACcacattttacttttatataagtattttcaGTATCTACTCTGATTATTCGTTTATTGGTATCTGGTGGCAATGGGATTTTGATTGTTATGTCTTCAATATTTTGCGACcatttatatactttttccaCTGGTATTACTGTTTTTTCCACGATCGGAACATCTGAATTCAATATAAATCCACATTCATCGTCACTAACAACATATATAGCTTcacagtttttttcaatataagcGTACTGTACGCAACCTTTTGTTTTAATCTGCTTAATAGCGGCTTGTTCCCATGCgtcttgtatttttttaaatgatatccAGTGTAGTAATGcgaagaatttttcatttttacttttCTCCAAGCTTAAAGCCAATACATGCAGTTCTTGATTGTCATTGTTCACTTTCAGCACTGCATCTAATATAATGAAAGGCGTATCTTCACCTATAACTTCATCAGAGAAGCATATGGAAAATTCTTCGTCATCATTTCTGTTACCGgtgtttataatatataaagtacCAATACCATCACCGATTACAGCTGTTGATGATGAAACGAATTTTAAAGACGTGTTATAATCACCTGTTTGCCTCTCCCTGTTTTTTCGAAGTTTTAAAACAACTAATGGATTTATAAGATCCCCTTGAAGTGGATCCATGTAGattttacaaatattgaattCTTTATCTATATAATACACCGAATTTATCTCATCAAAAATATCGGATATTAAATGATTGTGATACCCGAACAAATTAGCATGTAGTATGGAACATTGTTGTGGATTTAAAAGTACCCTGTCAACTGGAATCGTAAAATCTAACTTTTTCATTGGTATTTCTTGAAGTGATAGTTTATAACcatcaaaatttgaatccaGAAGTTGTCTATTAGGTATTAATTCTAATGTTGTTAACATCTTTCTTATTTTCGTACAATATAACCAAACAATTTTAGGTTAGTAAAagatattcttcttttttatcattaaagAATTGTACGAGATAACTACTAATCTATATCGTAAGAGTATCCGGAAAAGTGACTGGAATTCTATTGTAACAAGTCACATATATTATATAAGGGTATTACAAATATTCacgtatttaaaataaaacttccaATTGCAAAATCAACCTTTATTGTATTATAATCTATTAAAATACATTTCCTCAAATacgatataaaatatatctacGCGTCTACGTTGGTAAATAtgtatttctataaattttacaaacccaacaacatataaatttttttttaaataaattcatttctatatatttactctcgtattataataaattgtttttctataaacatcCAACTTGCAcattaaaaactatcaaaagcCACAACAAATACCTTATCGTATCTTTTCATACATGTGAAACAggatcaaaaaatttatttttttatcgaacaacttttttggaaaataaaaaaaaacttgttctaAAATGCAGTATTTAAGATAAACGATATACTTTCGGGAGTAAAAATAGGACGAATAGAATTCAGGACGTTTTCAGGAGAGATGCAGACCTTCTGAATCTTTTAAATAGGATTTCAGATATAAGGacgtttatttataataaatttcacatatttaaaaaatggcatgtttttttacaaattgaTACCTATTTCCCATTATTTAGGTCTTTCTGGTCAACCATTTCAACATTCTTGACATCGTCATAAGGTACACAGCACTTTTGatgatatatgtatatatttcttttacatTATACAgtttatacatattttgtaGACAACTGTAACAGAAAATGcagatataaacaaaaacacttcttattacattatttatatctaaaatttGCAGGtacaaacatatttatattcaaGTGTGACTGAAATCATTACTCGCGTAACAGTGGAAATTTGATGTTAAGTATTGGCAGCCCTGTGTCATTGATCTACAATGTTGTAAGATTTATTGTTAGCATAATCAGGTTATTGTTAGAATTTCTTGTTTTATCGATTAATTccaacaattaattatttttcaattaaaatttgtatCCTATCACTACTAACCATAATAAACTTAGATGATTTCAGAACTGGAAACAAATTACAACGTGGTAACATCTCTACAAACTTATcatatgtttattatttaatattaatagaGATGTTTCGATTCACGAAGATAGGGAACTGCTACTCATGAATCTTGAAATAAAGTATATTATTAACATCAACTACTTATACTTCATTCCATATCGACTTTTCTGTTGTTGATCGATGTTATTGTAGAACATTTGATTCTATacttaatacaaataaaatatttcaattaatattttaatagtttgGCAACAGCGctaatatttaatatctgaTATTTACGGTTCACGTTGTTTAATGTAGTAGTTCATTTGCTATGAGACGAATTGaggttatttcaatattcaaatgaataatttactgCCGAGCTGATAGATTTTTATTCGGttcaaattgtttatatctACAATTTTCTGTTTGGTTTAAATCTACAGTTTTGAAAAgcgttttccaaaaaacaagtTTAGAAATATAGCTTTTCGAAAATCTAAACGTctacagaaattttatatagtGAAAGTGTActggttttgaaaatattttttacataaatattatgCACAATAATAAATCGTATTATACGGGGTTACGTCGATAATATAATATTCTGTATAAATGAAATGTTGTatgcaaattattattttggaaatgtaTTGTGATTTTATACCATGTTGTATAGGTAAGTCGTTTTATTTCGTAAAAGAGAAGAATTTATCGAGTGAATAAAACGAACCGCGTTGTAAAATATGAATACCTAAATACGCTTCATAAATAAGAtacttttatttccaaaaaaaaaacctgGTAGTGTTCTAATACGAAAACACTAGTAGACATCAAAATTcacgtaaaaaactattgaaactGACTCATAATTCAatagaaactttttaattttaacgaaaaaagttattcttgataaaaaattttacatgttctaaattatgaaaaacaaacatcagatattaaattattttataatatacaaggtttcttgaaaaatatgatttttttataaagtactTAGAATTTTgacagtattttatttttttttaatgtaaacagaaataaaattttgaaaaattttttgaacggCAATGAAAATGTtcgaaatacaaaaataaaaaaaacgagcaatttttttttcaaaatcaaaaatgaaaaatttatccCTAAGTCGAATCAAAAATCTATTTACACAGTATTAGTTTCATAGTATACACACAGAGGGCGTTCTAGAATTATATTTGTCCCTGTATGGGAAATTCTGGACATGCGATTGGTTGGCCACGAGCTAAGACGATAATGGCGGCTCCAATAAGAGAACCGCGCGAAACAGATGTctgttcaaattattgaaaaataggaGTTTCTTaaagaaaataacatttatagatataaataaagaaattacaaaaaagtacGAGTGAAATACAAGTTTTTTCTGTCTTGTTTACATCCGCGAGGCCCCATGACAGCAGAAACCGAAGTCGCGCGCAGGCGCGGGCGCCATTACTTTCTTGAAAAACAGTCACATAGCTATTTTTCTTACACAAGGACGTTATAGCTTCCGTCCAGATTTTCCTATACGCAAAATCAATCTTATATTGTGCGTGCTAAGTATACAACACATATGAGTCAGACACATTTATTTCTGCCAAAAGGTAAGTCTCAATAGAGGCTTCTCAATCGAAAATATCCGTAGAAAGTTATATTATTTGCTATAATAAGGTTATAGAGAAGTTTGAAGTGGATAGAGCACAAAGGTAATTAGATATTAGACGGCAAACAACTTCCGAAACAACTCAAAAATAAGTTACATGATGTAGATCGTTGGTGCGAACCATAGAACCATAGACAGATGTCTAATGTTACGGTATGGGCGAAAATAATGTCGCAATATGTCAAAAGTCAAACGTCTTTAACCACAGAACTAAATATTCAAATGTCATTACGTTTTGTTATCGTGctagagaaaaataatttgaatttgtcATTTTGACATACTGTGAAGTATATCAAGCgttaattttcgaattttttcatcaaatttcatatatatatatatatatatatatatatatatatatatatatatatatatatataagttttgTGTATCTGTCAAAATTGATTAAAGTGGTTGTTCATCTCGAAGAAAAATGCCAACAATATATGATAAAGTAATTCTTTGTTCTGTGTCAGAAAGAAATGTACTGGCCGTGCAACTCAAAGCAACAGGCCAATACTGACGAAAAATACAGCAGCTCGGACACGTATTatcatcaaatttcaaattcaagattaaaaaaattgtctatgTTGAtgttataacaatttttgagatGTCACTTGAGGGATTTAATTCGTCAGGgacaaagaatatcaaaatatggaCATGAAAATGATCCTTCGgctttatttcaattttgacaaCGACTCTTGTCACTATTTGTTGTTATTTCGAGAGTTTTTTACGGTTAGAAGTCTTCCCGTTTCTCCACATACCTCTTACTCACCAGATTTAACACCCTCAAACTTATATTTCACCTTTTTACTTTGTATTCTTATCGAAATAATTTTCCACCACACCCcgtaagtaaattttttgttctgttGTTGATATTTGTACTACTGGTTAAATTGCCTGAGCAGCTCAAAGGTGGAGGCCAACAGTACAAGAAATACTTTTTTGGTTCTATGAGTTGTTTACGTTCTACGTTtctaagaaataattatttgttctgTGTCAGAAAGAAATTAAATGGATGTGCATATCTAAACAAGAGGCCAATATTATAAGCAAAGATACGAGgtgtgataaataaattttcatagtaGAATATGAGACGcttaaaaaaactcaataaatagTAATATATGTCTATGGTGATGatataataactttttaaacGTCACGTGAGGGAATGAAAATCGATCAAAGAcgaaaagtatcaaaaaatgGACCAACGTCATTCATTTAATCTTTACATCGTACCATACCAcgatttgttgttttttttgcgGATAGAATTCTTCCCGTTTCTCCACATacctcttattcaccagatttaacatcatcaaacatatatttcacctatttactttgtatccttatcaaaataattttccaccACACCTCGTAAGTTTTATTCTCCAGAAACAGTTGTATTTGGCTGCGAGTTTCGAAGTAAAAGGCCAACAATATAAGAAGAAATCGGTTAGATTAATTAAAGCTACGCGTCAAAAATATTGTCATACTATACACAAATACATTCTTCTAAAACGACAGACTAAAAAGCTTATTCAACCTTCGATAtcctaaaaatttataaaaccgTCGTCAAGAATATAACGAGGAGCACGGGTTGTGCATAGGTGGGATTTCGTCTTCCACCGGAAGTACCTGTTCATTCTTCCATTTGTCTCTTACTTCTTGGACTCCCTCGAATACTCTCAATAAATTCAAACCGGCCAATGACACGACGTCTTTTTCCGTCCAATTAGGGTCAGCTAGCAGTTCGGCTAAGAGATAAGGATATTTAGACACGTCTTCTAATCCACTAGGTGTCATATTTATCCCGTCATATCCTGAAAACGAGCAGGTACCAtacgaaaaaacaatttttctatagttacaatcattaaattatatttaaaaaaaaaaacttggcAACGCTGTATAActtctataaataaatacgaTAGTTCCGCATACGTTTATATTGAGatcata
This window encodes:
- the LOC130898993 gene encoding epimerase family protein SDR39U1: MSPTGSILVGGGTGFIGKSLCNLLKQKGYGTTVISRMPGVQRVSWNELQQLGLPKNTRAVVNLAGQNVMDVTRRWTAGFKQNIIHSRVNTTKTLAALIDKSEEKPPVFIVISGVGAYKPDNSYEYTEDSCVKPYDFFSELCKDWEEAAQFQDSETKRKCRIVKIRSGVVLGRDGGMIKQLYLPFFLGLGGPVGDGSQFLPWIHIDDLINLIIFAIENPLVEGVLNGVAEKPCTNMQFTKAFAKALRRPALIPIPSFVFNALLDKERAVMLTEGQKVIPKKTLSLGFRYKYPDIETACNEIVNK
- the LOC130898994 gene encoding nudC domain-containing protein 1, whose translation is MLTTLELIPNRQLLDSNFDGYKLSLQEIPMKKLDFTIPVDRVLLNPQQCSILHANLFGYHNHLISDIFDEINSVYYIDKEFNICKIYMDPLQGDLINPLVVLKLRKNRERQTGDYNTSLKFVSSSTAVIGDGIGTLYIINTGNRNDDEEFSICFSDEVIGEDTPFIILDAVLKVNNDNQELHVLALSLEKSKNEKFFALLHWISFKKIQDAWEQAAIKQIKTKGCVQYAYIEKNCEAIYVVSDDECGFILNSDVPIVEKTVIPVEKVYKWSQNIEDITIKIPLPPDTNKRIIRVDTENTYIKVKCGEIDLIKGELYQRIDPDLTTWTLIPGLLEISLYKSETGLMWPELVKNDHTGEHVVDSCIVEEVHARLGHLTSESESMPQCGSTFNSQQVEECDFENDKTFTFERLCGKTNRTTHKINLGTNQVLLCANLSPDLVPAVGIRYDVDICLWQPHYNETFSITHEGTLLALGYVQASKQNRKYTVCPPDMNYAVICETNGHLFIYRQNRSITNTELRNRTTGRRVQKIAQQQVVNLCNEEIIGIYASNTTLFLLCEKSIIVLRI